The Saccharomonospora glauca K62 genome has a segment encoding these proteins:
- a CDS encoding ATP-binding protein, with product MTGGALAVTAPGHVTRARQLASRAARDAGLPDPDVERVVLATTELATNLVKYATDGLLAVMPTEGRLDVVATDRGPGIEHVSRSMRDGFSTTGTLGVGLGGIRRMADEFDIFSRYGEGTTVLARWHGAVEEAPWGSGLRIGAVLRAAPGETTCGDDWVAAHADGVVTVVLSDGLGHGPAAAEASRSVTAHVRARPEASPSELLAAMDADMGPRRGATVAIAQFHTARSTVSFCGVGNSTVRLVRGDGTHEALVSTPGIVGRRQRSGRRSSPLVRPWDGRGLLVMHTDGVSERWTPADRTDVLAHDPATVAGWLLGTYGRHRDDSGVVVVSGSGTT from the coding sequence GCACGGGACGCCGGATTGCCGGACCCCGACGTCGAGCGAGTGGTCCTCGCCACCACGGAACTGGCCACCAACCTGGTGAAATACGCCACGGACGGGCTGCTCGCGGTGATGCCCACCGAGGGCCGGTTGGACGTCGTCGCCACCGACCGGGGCCCGGGCATCGAGCACGTGTCCCGAAGCATGCGGGACGGATTCTCCACCACGGGCACCTTGGGGGTCGGGCTCGGCGGGATCAGGCGCATGGCCGACGAGTTCGACATCTTCTCGCGCTACGGCGAGGGCACGACGGTGCTGGCGCGCTGGCACGGGGCGGTGGAGGAGGCCCCATGGGGTTCCGGGCTGAGGATCGGGGCCGTCCTGCGGGCCGCGCCGGGTGAGACGACGTGTGGCGACGACTGGGTGGCCGCGCACGCCGACGGCGTGGTGACCGTGGTGTTGAGCGACGGTCTCGGGCACGGTCCCGCGGCGGCGGAGGCGAGCCGGTCCGTCACCGCCCACGTGAGGGCGCGTCCCGAGGCGTCCCCGAGCGAGCTGCTCGCCGCCATGGATGCCGACATGGGCCCGAGGCGTGGTGCGACGGTCGCGATCGCCCAGTTCCACACCGCACGGTCGACCGTGTCGTTCTGCGGAGTGGGCAATTCCACCGTTCGCCTCGTCCGGGGTGACGGCACTCACGAGGCCCTCGTGTCCACGCCCGGCATCGTGGGGAGAAGGCAGCGAAGCGGCAGGCGGTCGTCGCCCCTGGTGCGGCCGTGGGACGGTCGGGGCCTCCTCGTGATGCACACGGACGGTGTGTCCGAGCGGTGGACCCCGGCGGATCGGACGGACGTGCTCGCCCACGACCCCGCCACCGTGGCAGGCTGGCTGCTGGGAACGTACGGCAGACACCGGGACGACTCGGGTGTCGTTGTGGTGTCCGGAAGTGGAACCACATGA